The Mycolicibacterium cosmeticum DNA window TCCGACACCATCAGCACTCTGTTCTCCCGAACAGAAAGGCCCTGCACGTAGCAGGGCCCGATGCCGACCGATCACGGCTTTCGCCGTCTGCGCGGTGCGCAGAACAGGACATCCGCAGATGCCTGCGACCGGACCGCTGGACCGGTATGGTCAGCGGTGGGAGCGGGACTCCACTTGCTGTCCCTGGCGTTCGCCGGGACGGTCGATCATGCCAGTCTATCAGGCATGACCGATGATCAGAAAACTCCAGCCGCTGCAGACCCGCAGGTGAGGGAACTCGCCGAGATCCCCGCGGTCGAAGTGATCACCCGTTCGGCCGTGATGCTGATGAGTGCGGCCGCCGAGAAGCTCGGTCTGGCGTCCGAGGATCCCGACGAGAGTCCGCACCGCGACCTCGACGAAGCCCGCCGGCTGATCACCGCGTTGGCCGGCCTGGTCACCGCGTCGGCGGAATTCCTCGGCCTGCACGCCGGCCCGCTGCGGGACGGTTTGAAGAGCCTGCAGTTGGCCTTCCGGGAAGCCAGCGCCGCCCCCGAAGAACCCGGTAAAGGGCCTGGCGAGAAATACACCGGCCCCGTCTGGTAGCCACTCACACGAAATTCGATGGCCGAAGGCATATCCTCGCGGCCTATGACCTCGACAATCGCCCCGCAGCCGTCGAGAACCGGCCATCAGTCCCGATTCACCTGGGTACCCGCGGTCGCCGGGTGGATCGTCGGCGTCATCGCCACGCTGTCGTTGTTGGCCAGCGTCTCGCCGCTGGTGCGCACCCTGATCCGGGTACCGCGGGAGTTCGTCAACGACTACATCTTCAACTTCCCCGACACCAGCTTCGCCTGGGCGGTGGTGCTGGCCCTGCTGGCCGCCGCGCTGGCCGCCCGCAAGCGCATCGCGTGGTGGATCCTGGTGCTCTACATGGTGGCCGCGGTCGGCTGGAATCTCGGCGACCTGGCCACCGGCGACGAAACGGTGGCCGAAGAGGTCGGCGAGGTCATCGGCCTGGTGTTCCATGTCGCGTCCATCGGCGCGCTGGTGCTGGCCCGGCCCCAGTTCTGGGCCAAGGTGCGCCGCGGGGCGCTGTTCAAGGCCGCCGCCACCCTGGTCGCCGGCATGGCCGTCGGCACCCTCGTGGGCTGGGGACTGCTGGAACTGTTCCCCGGTTCGCTGGCTCAGGCCGACCGGCCCTGGTACGCGCTGAACCGGGTCAGCGCGTTCGCCGGTGCCGACGCCGACGCGTTCAGCGGACATCCGCACGGTCTGGTCAACGCGCTGCTCGGGCTGTTCGGCGCGCTCGCGCTGATCGTCGCCGCGGTGGTGCTGTTCCAGTCGCAGCGCGCCGCCAACGCGCTGACCGGCGAGGACGAATCCGCCATCCGCGGTCTGCTGGAACTGTTCGGCAAGAACGATTCGCTGGGCTACTTCGCCACCCGTCGGGACAAGTCGGTGGTGTTCGCGCCCAACGGCCGCGCCGCCATCACCTACCGCGTCGAGGTCGGCGTCTGTCTGGCCAGCGGTGACCCGGTCGGCGACCCGCGGGCCTGGCCGGCCGCCATCGAGGCCTGGCTGCACCTGTGCGAGACCTACGGGTGGGCGCCCGGGGTGATGGGGGCCAGCGCCGCGGGAGCACAGGCCTTCCGCGAAGCCGGCCTGAACGCGCTGGAGCTCGGTGACGAGGCGATCCTGCATCCCGACAACTTCCGGTTGTCCGGTCCCGACATGAAGCCGGTCCGGCAGGCGGTCACCCGGGCCCGCCGGGCCGGGCTGACGGTGCGCATCCGCAGGCACCGCGAGCTGACCGCCGACGAGATGGCCCAGGTGATCGCCCGTGCCGACCAGTGGCGCGACACCGAGACCGAGCGCGGGTTCTCGATGGCGCTGGGCCGGCTCGGCGACCCGGCCGACAGCGACTGCCTGTTGGTCGAGGCGATCAAGGCCGGCGGCGACGGTGCAGCCGACGACGTGGTGGCGCTGCTGTCGCTGGTGCCGTGGGGCAGCAACGGGGTGTCGCTGGACGTGATGCGCCGCTCGCCCCAATCCCCCAACGGCACCATCGAATTGATGGTCAGCGAGCTCTGCCTGCAGGCCGAGGACCTCGGAATCGCCCGTATCTCACTGAATTTCGCAATGTTCCGGTCGGCGTTCGAGCAGGGTGCCCAGCTGGGTGCCGGCCCGATCGCGCGGCTCTGGCGCGCCCTGCTGGTGTTCTTCTCCCGGTGGTGGCAGCTGGAGACGCTGTACCGGTCGAACATGAAGTACCAGCCGGAATGGGTGCCGCGGTTCGCCTGCTACGAGGATGCCCGGCTCATCCCGCGGGTCGGCGTCGCCTCGGTGATCGCCGAAGGCTTTCTGGTGCTGCCGTTCTCGCGGCGCAAGGATCACACCGGCGAACACATCGCCGCCCCACAGCGGTTGGTGGACAGCGGTCTGCTGCACCAGGACGGCAGCGCCCCGGACATCAGCGGCCTGCGCGCCGATCTGCCGGACGACGACACGCACCGATTGCCGGATCAGGTCCGCGTCCGGATGGCCAAGCTGAAGGGTCTGCAGGACCAGGGCGTGGACGCCTATCCGGTGGGTGAGGCGCCCAGCCACACCGTCGCCGCCGCGTTGGGCGTCGCCGATCCGGCGACCGTCGTCACCGTGGCCGGCCGGATCCTGCGGATCCGTGACTACGGCGGCGTGCTGTTCGCCGTGCTGCGGGACTGGTCCGGTGAGGTCCAACTGCTGCTCGACGGCCCCGCGGCCGCCCAGGACTATCCGGATTTCGGTGCGTCGGTCGATCTCGGCGACCTGGTCGAGGTGACCGGCACCATGGGCCGCAGCCGCAACGGCACCCCGTCGTTGCTGGTGACCGACTGGCGGATGATCGGGAAATGCCTGCGCCCGTTGCCCGACAAGTGGAAGGGGCTCACCGATCCCGAGGCGCGGGTCCGCACCCGTTACGTCGACCTGGCGATCAACACCGATGCGCGTGACCTGATCACCGCGCGCAGCGCGATCCTGCACGCCATCCGGGAGACGCTGGTGGGCAAGGGCTTCCTGGAGGTCGAGACACCGATCCTGCAGCAGATCCACGGCGGCGCGAACGCGCGCCCGTTCCAGACCCACATCAACGCCTACGACCTGGATCTGTATCTGCGCATCGCCCCGGAGCTGTACCTCAAGCGGCTGTGCGTGGGCGGCGTCGAGCGGGTCTTCGAACTCGGCCGCGCATTCCGCAACGAGGGCGTGGACTTCAGCCACAATCCCGAGTTCACCCTGCTGGAGGCCTATCAGGCGCATGCCGACTACAACGTCTGGATCGACGGCTGCCGCGAGCTGATCCAGAATGCCGCCCAGGCGGCCAACGGTGCGCAGGTTGTCATGCGGCCGGGTGCCGACGGAGCGCTGGAACCGGTGGACATCTCCGGGGTGTGGCCGGTGAAGACGGTGCACGGCGCGGTCTCGGAGGCCCTGGGCGAGGAAATCGGCCCGGACACCGGGCTGGCCCGGTTGCGCGAGCTGTGCGACGGCGCGGGCGTGCCCTACCTGAAGCACTGGGATGCCGGGGCGGTGGTGCTCGAACTCTATGAACGGCTGGTCGAAGGGCAGACCGAGCACCCGACGTTCTACAAGGACTTCCCGACCTCGGTGTCGCCGCTGACCCGCCCGCACCGCAGCATCGCCGGCGTCGCCGAACGCTGGGATCTGGTGGCGTGGGGAGTCGAGCTCGGTACCGCCTACAGCGAACTCACCGACCCCGTCGAGCAGCGTAGGCGGCTGCAGGAACAGTCCACGCTGGCCGCCGGCGGCGACCCGGAGGCGATGGAGCTCGACGAGGACTTCCTGCAGGCGATGGAGTACGCGATGCCGCCGACCGGTGGCCTGGGCGTCGGGGTGGATCGCGTGGTCATGCTGATCACCGGGCGCAGCATTCGCGAGACGCTGCCGTTCCCGCTGGCAAAACCGCGCTGACGAAACGTCGGAAGCCGACTCACAGCCACCCCCAAGGAACTGCGGCCACGATGGTGGCGTGACACCTTCGACGACGACGGTCGCCGCACCCTTGATGACCGATGCCAATAATGACTTCTTGCAGCACATTTCGCTGATGCACGGCTGGCTCCCGGTGATCGTGCAGTTGGTCGCCGCGGCCGTTGTGATCGCCGCCGTCGGTTGGCGCAGCAGGCGCTGGCACCAACTCGGGCTGCCGATTTCCCTGGTTGCCGGGGTGGCCGTGGCTACCGCCGTGCACTGGTACATCAACAGCCAGGGGCTCGCCGGTGACCCCGCCCCGCATGCGTTGTGGATCTGGGTGGGCCTGATCGGCTTCATGGCCGCGGTGCTGGTGACCGGTTGGCGGCGCACCGGCTGGTGGCGCCGTGGCGCCACCGCACTGGCGGTACCGCTGTGCGTCCTGTGCGCCGCGCTGGCGCTCAACCTGTGGGTCGGGTACTTCCCGACGGCGCAGACCGCCTGGAACCAACTGACCGAAGGACCGCTGCCGGACCAGACCGACATGGCCACCGTCACTGCCATGCAGCAGCAACGGATGATCCCCGCCAACGGCACCGTGGTCCCGGTCGACACCGGTGACGCCGGGTCCGGCTTCAAGCACCGCGGCGAACTCGTGTACCTCCCGCCGGCCTGGTACGCCACCGATCCCCCGCCGAAGCTGCCGACCCTGATGATGATCGGCGGCGAATTCAACACCCCGGCCGACTGGTTGCGCGCCGGTGACGCGATCCGGGTGGTGGATCGGTTCGCCGCCGCGCACAACGGCAACGCGCCGGTGTTGGTGTTCGTCGACTCCGGAGGGGCGTTCAACAACGACACCGAATGTGTGAACGGGTTGCGCGGCAAGGCCGCCGACCATCTCACCAAGGATGTGGTGCCCACCATGATCTCGAAATTCGGGGTGAGCGCCGCGCCCGCCAACTGGGGCTCGGTCGGCTGGTCCATGGGCGGCACGTGTGCGGTCGACCTGACGGTGATGCATCCGGACATGTTCTCGGTGTTCGAGGACATCGCCGGTGACATCAGCCCCAACTCGGGGAACAAGGCGCAAACCATCGACCGGCTGTTCGGCGGCAACGTCGCGCAGTACGCCTCCTTCGACCCGACCACCGTGATCAACCGGCACGGCCGCTATTCGGGCATCGCCGGCTGGTTCGCCGTCAACGACCCCGGCACACCGCCGGGTACCCATCCGCGGGCCAGTGATCAGGCCGTCGCCGCCCAGTCGCTGTGCGGGCTGGGGAGCACCGCCGGCATCGAGTGCGCGGTGATCGTCCAGCCCGGTAAACACGACTGGCCGTTCGCCTCACGGGCGTTCGAGTCGGCCCTGCCGTGGCTGGCCGGGCAGATCGGCACGCCGGGCGTGCCGCGGCTCCCCCTCCCCCGCTCGGGCCCGCCGACCTTGCAGGCCGCCGGAGCAGGGGTGGCCCGCTGAGCCGTCAGTAATCCGATTCGGCGGCCAGGATCTCGGCCAGGAAAGCGTCGGGGGCCGGACCGGCGAGGCGTGCCCGCGCGAACGCGCGCAGGCGGTTGCGGACCTCGCGGTTGTCACCGGGACCGGCCGAATCGCCGACGGCGATCACGGCCGACGACCAATCCCGGTCCCAGGCAGCAGATTCCGTGATCGGGAGGGCGATGGTCGCCCGCCCCTGCGCGTCCAGCACACCGTCGGCACCGTCGAACCGCACCGGTATCCCGCTCGCCGGCCCGATCAGCTCGGCGCGCATCTCGACACGCACCGCTCCCGCCGTGGCGGTCACCGCCCAGGACACGGTGTCCTCGGCCGCGTCGAACACGCCGGGCGGTACCGCGCTCCACGGGATGGACGCGGTGCCCGACGCGACCGTGCCCGGCCGCTGGGCCCCGGCCGCGCCGGCGGCCAGCGCATAATCCTGCTGCCTGCGCTGCGCCGGAATCTCGTCCAGGTCAACCCAATCGGCCACCGATGCGATGAGCGCCGCCACCCGCGGGTCGCCGTCGGCCAGCAGGGCCGCCAGCGCCGGGCGATGCGGCTCGAGCAGGCCGGCCACGTCGGAATCGAAGGTGTCGCCGGCGAAGAACTCCTCGGCCGCCGCGGTGAGCGCGGCGATCTCGACATCCAGCAGCGCCGCGTCGAGTCCGGCGATACCGTCGCGCACACTGGCCGGCCACCAGCGGCGCAGCCAGTGCCCCAGCGCCAGTCGCCGCAGCGGAGCCAGCGCGGCGGCGGCCCACTCCACATCGACGAGGTCCAGCGCGGCCGCCGTGTGGGCCGGCCGTCCGGTGAGTGCTTCGACGACGCTGACATGGCCGGTCTCGCCCAGCACTCGCCACAACCAGTCGGCGGCGGCCACGTCGGTGAACGTGACGGCAACCGGCGTCTGCGGGTCGTCGACGGTCCAGGCCAGCACCGCGCCCGCGACCTCGAGGACGGCGACCGCGGGTGGTGCGGCGGCCGGCCGGCCGGTGGTCCACAAACCCTGTTCGGCAACGAGTCTCATTGCGCCGCCGCCAATTCCAGCATGGCCTTGATGCGCTGCCGGTGATCCAGGCTGACCGAGCGGGCCACGCCTTCCAACAGGGCACGGACGTCGTCGACATCGGCGCAGGATTCCTGCCACACATCGCGGCCGTGCAGGCGGGCCCACAGTCGGCTCAGGTAGGGCCTGGCGAAGGCGGCCAGCTCGTCGGTGACCTGTTGCTGACGCGGATGCAGCGCGGCATCGGCGGTCAGGTAGCGGCGCGCGTGCAGCACATAGGCCTCTTTGCGCAATCGGGCCTGGATCTGTGCCGCCAGCCGGTAGCGCGGCGCGGCCTCCTCGCTCAGCGGCGCCAGTTCGACGGCCACCTCCACCCCGGCCACCAGGGTGGCCTGCATGTCCTCGGCCAGCAGACCCCACGGCGCACACGCCCGGTCCACCTCCTCCGCACACAGCGTGGGCACGTCGGGCAACTCGTCGCGGTCGAGCGCACGCCGCAGCGTGGCCCGGACCCGGTCCACCACACTGCGGTCGAGCGGACGGTCGCCCTCGGACCCCCCGTTCACCGGTGGCGGCGGTTGCGGCACAGTCGAACTCAGGCCGATGTCGACGATCGACCAGGGCAGCTGCGGATCCGGGCCGTGTGCACGCGCGCCGAGATTGTACGGCGTGGCGTCGGCCACCAGCGCCGTCCACACCCGCTGCCGGGCCGCCTGCGCCGAATGGCCTTCGGCGTCACCGAGAACGGTGGCCAGACCGGCCAGAAACGGCGCGGTGATGGCTTCCGACGGACGCACATCGCGCCAGCTGCGCTGCAACTGCATCGACAACGCCGCCATCGCGCCGGCGTCCGTCACGTAGCGGTTGAGAACCTCGATGGCGGTGCGGTCCCGATCGCCGTGCACACCGCGCAACACCCGCTCGGCGGTCTCCGACAGGTCATCATCCCCTTGCCCCGGTTCACCATTGGTGACGGCCAGCTCGAAACACACGGGGAAGTACAGCTCCTGGGCGTTACCGGTGGTCAACCGCAGCCGCCGGCGGTGCGCCTTGAGTACCGCGAACCACCCGGCGGTTGCGCGCAGCCGGCCGGCGTGGGCCAGGATCAGCTGGTGCATCTCGTCGGCCACCTCGGCGGTGACCACCGGTGTCGAGTACTGCGGATTGGACCGCAGCCGCAAGACCAGCGGATCCAGGATGCGCTTGACGGTCCGGCTGAGGGGTCCGCCGTCCTCGGCGCTCAGCACCTCGACACCCGGGCCCAGCGCCCGCCAGGCCCGGTCGATCACGGCGCGGCGCGGCGCGGACGCCACGGCAGCGGCGGCATACTCCGTCGCTTCGCTCGCCCCGGTGCCAACTCCCGTCGCTTCGCTCGCCCCGGTGCCAACCCCCGTCGCTTCGCTCGCCCCGGTCACCATCGCCCCAGGATAGGGTGCGCCGGCAAAACTTGGGTTCGGTAGCAGGCGGGCAGCCCGATGCTGGTCAGCATGTTCGAAGTCATGATGCTGGTGCTGCTGATCGTCGCCGGCGCCGCCGCGGCCGGACTGCTGGCCCTGGCATTCCTGCGTCGCGCCACCGAACCGGCAGCGGAAACCGATCCCGCGGCCGCCGAACGACTCATTCGGCCCGACGAGATCACCGCGGCGCGAGCGACGTTCGACCGAATGCTGCTCGACAAGGGATTGGTCACCGACACCCAGCTGGAACTCATCCGGCACGGCACCAGGAGTCACGGCGTGGTGACCGCGTCGCAGCCGACCGGCACCACCCGCGAAGACCACCGCGAGGTGGTGCTCGATCTGATGGTGCGCAAACCCGAGGGCGGCCAATTCCCGGCTCATGAGACGGCCTTGATTCCGGTGACCGCGCTGGACCGCATCTGCCCTGGCAGCATCGTCGACGCCTACTACCGCCGCGGCGACGAGTCGGCGGTCGCGGTGTGCGTGCCACCGGCCTGAGACAGGGCGAAGGTCGCCAGCGCGGCCCAGTACACCGGACTGGCCGAGATGTCCCCGCCGCGCCAGCGGCGCATCTGTGCGCGTTGCCAGCGGTTCACCGCGCGGGCGGCCGCCGCGACGGACTCCTCCTGGTGGGCGGTGTCGACCGCGGCGATCACCTCACCCATCGGATCGGCGTCATCGGCGGGAGTGGCCGGGTGCGCGAACCGCCGGTAACCGGCGGTGGTGGGCAGCGACCACAACGTGGCCGTGACGATCTGGGCGCCACCCAGCACCATCGCGGCCACCAAACCGGTGGCCTCGTCGAACCGGTAGTCGCCGCCGGAGGCACAGGCCAGCAGGGCGACCCGGCACGGGATCACCAGGTCGGCGGCCATCAGGTCCGCCGCGGTGAGGGGTCGGTGGTCCCCGATCGGCTCGGCCAGACCCGGCATGCTCGCGCGGCACGCCAGGTGCAGGGCCGCCCGGTCGGCATGCCCGAGATCGCCGTCGGCGACGCTGGCATGCCCGACGAACACCAACCGTCCCGGACGCTGCGCGAGCATGCCTGCCAGCCAGCCGCGGTCGACGTCGGTGCGCCGGAACAGTTCCACCGCGGTGTCGACGCGCGGCAGCACCGGTTGCCGCTCCAGAACACCCGCATAGTGGCGGGCCAGCAGGGTGTCCGGGGCCGGACGGCCCAGCACCGACCCCAGGGTCGAGTCCGGGCGCTGGCCGGGCACCCGCGGATCGAGGATCAACAGCGGATCACCGCCCGCGGTCGGCGCGGTGGCGCGGCGCGATGCGGCGATATTCGTGGGTACCGCCATCAGCACGTCGACCAGTTCCATCAGCCGGTAACCCTCGGTGAGTTCGGCGGTGACGGCCTCGGTGCGGCCCGCCAGTACGTCGTCCGCCGTCGGGAACGACGCCGGCTTGGCCAGCAGGCTCCACGGCACGCGGCCCAGGCGGGCACTCGGTGCGACGAAGAGCTCGGCCCGCGGCGAGGTCACGCATTCGGTCAGCAACTGCCAGGCGTTTTCGGCGATGAGCAGCACGCCGAGGCGGTAGGCCAGCGACAGCTCTGTCGACGGTGCGGTGAAGGCGCCGTCCGAAAGCGCGCGCGCCAACCCCTCGAGCGGCGTTTCGTCGTGGCGGGGGTCCGGGAGTGCCGCGGCGAGTTCATCCAGTGCGGCAACGAGAATGTGCTCGGCCACCACCCAGGTGACGGTCCGCTCGGGCTGTCCGACGATGCGCAGGCTGGCATAAGTGGCGACACCGACGTCGGCGTAGCGCAACACCAGGGTGAGCGGTTCGGTCACGGCCAGGTGGCCCATTCGGCTTCGAGCGACGTGACGGTGATCCCGTAACGCTGGTGCGCGAGTTCACGGTAGTGCGCCAGCACCGGCGCGGTGGTCGGATCCATGCGCAGCGGCGGCAGCGCGCCCAGCCGCGTCAGCGACCCGCCGGCCACGGATACGGGTCCGGACGCGACCAACGCGTAGTCGTCCGCCTCGTCGACGGGCACCGCCGCGGTCGCGGTGTCCGCCCAGTCCACCGCGTGTATTGCCGCCGGCACGCTGAGTGTTCCTCGGGCGCAATGGTATTCGATGAGTTCGCTGACCAGCGTGGTGTTACCCCATTCCCAGGCCACGGCGAACGCCCCGGCCAGCAGCCGCGCCGAGACGTGGGTCGCCCATCGCATCCGTGCGTCGGCGTCGGCGATGGCGTACCGCACCGTGTCGACCGCCAACGCGGCGGGCAGTTTGAGTTCGGCGGCCTGAGCGAACTTCCGATCGGCGTGCGCCGGGTCGGCCAGTGCCTCGGCACGCAGGATCGAACCCAGGTGATCGTCGAGCCGTGCGTACTGCAACCAGGTGTGCCGGGGCCAGCCGTCGAGCAGCGCACGCGCGGCGTCGGCTCGGTCGGTGGCCGCCGCGAAGTCACCACGAAGGATATCCACCCAGCTGCGCTGCAACAGGATTCGGTGAATGTGCAGCGGCTTCTCCACCTCGCGCCAGTGCCGCTCGGCATGGCCGAACCGTTCGTCGGCGTCGTCGAGGGCTCCGACCGAGAGGCTGATCAGCCCGAGGTACAGCCAACTGCGCGAAACGTCGTGGGCGCGGGCGTGCTCGGCGATCACCGGATAGGCGCCGTGCACCAGATCCTGCGCGCGAGCCCGATCCCCGGCCGCCCACGCCGCGGTGGCGCGCTCCAATTCCGTTCTGGCCGTGGCCAGGTGCCATGCGCGCGCCTGCGCTCGGGCACCGGCCCGGCGCAGCCAGGGCTCGGCTTCGGTCAGCCGGCCCGTCTCGACACAGAACCGGCCGTAGCCCGTCGCGGCCAGGACTCGCAGGCTGTCGTCGAACTCGGTGCCGTCACCTGGCCCGTCGAGGGCATCGAACACCTTCTCCCACAGCGGAAGTGACTGCACGTGCAGATCGTCGTCACACAGGGCGACCGCGCACAGGATGCGGGCATGGGTCACCAGATAGGCGTGCTCGGCGGCCAGATCGTCGAATGGCGCCGGATCTTCGACCAGTGACTGCAGGGCCACGGCCGCCGCCTCGTGCTCACCGTGGGCGGCGGCCAATCCGGTCTGCAGAAACCGGGTACGCCGGGTGTAACGGCAGACCATGTGGTCGATCTCGGTGTCGGTCATGGTGGTCTGCGCCGAGAGATCGGGTCGCGTGCCGGCCCGGATGTCCCGATAGATCCGCAGGCAGTCATCGATGCGCTTGACCGCCTCGACCACCCCGTCGTAGGCCGTCCGCACCAGGTAGAGCTCGCCGAGCTGGGCGAGAACTTCGAGCATCAGGTCATCCCTGTCCGCCGCCTCGATGGGTGCCATCAACGACAGCAGCAGCTCTTTGGCACCGACTTCATCGGAGGCGAAGGCCAACGAACGAGCCCGCTCCAAATCGTCGGGTATCGACATCGCGCCATCATAAAGCGGCAGCCGAAGGCGGCGGGCGCAGTGCGCCCGCCGCCTTCGGGGTTGATCCCGTCGGTACCCGGTCAGTTGCAGGAGACCTTGATCTCGAACTTCTTGCTGATCATCCCGGCCATGGGGTTCTTCAGGTCGGCGCCGGTGGCCTCACCGGTGATGGTGTAGGTGTTGCCATCCACCTTGACGTCGGCCGAACCGGAGCTGGCACCACCCATCGCGGCCACGGCCAGCGCATTACCGTCCACCACCAGGCCCAGCGATTCGACCTTCGGGGTGGCCTCATCGGTCATCACGACCCCCAGACCCTGCTGGCCGCCGATCGCACCGCTGGCGATGTTGATCTTGCCGCCCTGCTTCACGCACGTCACGGTCTTGACGTCCAGGCCGGCCAGGTCCTGGCCCTCGACCTTCACCTCGGTGCTGCCACCGGTGCTGACCTGGGTGTTGCCGTTGCCCGCGTTGGCCGCGGGAGTGCTGCCCTTGTCGTCCGAGCAACCGACCAAGACCGCGGCCGCCGCGATCATCCCGATGCCGGCGACCAATACGCGATTCTTCGTCATTTCCCTTGAGTCCCTTCGTCTCGCCCTGCGCCCCGGTGGCGCGGCGTAAGGCAAGTAGATGCGGCCGCGATTGCTACCGATCCCAAACTTTGCGGTGGGT harbors:
- a CDS encoding alpha/beta hydrolase, translated to MTDANNDFLQHISLMHGWLPVIVQLVAAAVVIAAVGWRSRRWHQLGLPISLVAGVAVATAVHWYINSQGLAGDPAPHALWIWVGLIGFMAAVLVTGWRRTGWWRRGATALAVPLCVLCAALALNLWVGYFPTAQTAWNQLTEGPLPDQTDMATVTAMQQQRMIPANGTVVPVDTGDAGSGFKHRGELVYLPPAWYATDPPPKLPTLMMIGGEFNTPADWLRAGDAIRVVDRFAAAHNGNAPVLVFVDSGGAFNNDTECVNGLRGKAADHLTKDVVPTMISKFGVSAAPANWGSVGWSMGGTCAVDLTVMHPDMFSVFEDIAGDISPNSGNKAQTIDRLFGGNVAQYASFDPTTVINRHGRYSGIAGWFAVNDPGTPPGTHPRASDQAVAAQSLCGLGSTAGIECAVIVQPGKHDWPFASRAFESALPWLAGQIGTPGVPRLPLPRSGPPTLQAAGAGVAR
- a CDS encoding DUF1844 domain-containing protein, which codes for MTDDQKTPAAADPQVRELAEIPAVEVITRSAVMLMSAAAEKLGLASEDPDESPHRDLDEARRLITALAGLVTASAEFLGLHAGPLRDGLKSLQLAFREASAAPEEPGKGPGEKYTGPVW
- the lysX gene encoding bifunctional lysylphosphatidylglycerol synthetase/lysine--tRNA ligase LysX, encoding MTSTIAPQPSRTGHQSRFTWVPAVAGWIVGVIATLSLLASVSPLVRTLIRVPREFVNDYIFNFPDTSFAWAVVLALLAAALAARKRIAWWILVLYMVAAVGWNLGDLATGDETVAEEVGEVIGLVFHVASIGALVLARPQFWAKVRRGALFKAAATLVAGMAVGTLVGWGLLELFPGSLAQADRPWYALNRVSAFAGADADAFSGHPHGLVNALLGLFGALALIVAAVVLFQSQRAANALTGEDESAIRGLLELFGKNDSLGYFATRRDKSVVFAPNGRAAITYRVEVGVCLASGDPVGDPRAWPAAIEAWLHLCETYGWAPGVMGASAAGAQAFREAGLNALELGDEAILHPDNFRLSGPDMKPVRQAVTRARRAGLTVRIRRHRELTADEMAQVIARADQWRDTETERGFSMALGRLGDPADSDCLLVEAIKAGGDGAADDVVALLSLVPWGSNGVSLDVMRRSPQSPNGTIELMVSELCLQAEDLGIARISLNFAMFRSAFEQGAQLGAGPIARLWRALLVFFSRWWQLETLYRSNMKYQPEWVPRFACYEDARLIPRVGVASVIAEGFLVLPFSRRKDHTGEHIAAPQRLVDSGLLHQDGSAPDISGLRADLPDDDTHRLPDQVRVRMAKLKGLQDQGVDAYPVGEAPSHTVAAALGVADPATVVTVAGRILRIRDYGGVLFAVLRDWSGEVQLLLDGPAAAQDYPDFGASVDLGDLVEVTGTMGRSRNGTPSLLVTDWRMIGKCLRPLPDKWKGLTDPEARVRTRYVDLAINTDARDLITARSAILHAIRETLVGKGFLEVETPILQQIHGGANARPFQTHINAYDLDLYLRIAPELYLKRLCVGGVERVFELGRAFRNEGVDFSHNPEFTLLEAYQAHADYNVWIDGCRELIQNAAQAANGAQVVMRPGADGALEPVDISGVWPVKTVHGAVSEALGEEIGPDTGLARLRELCDGAGVPYLKHWDAGAVVLELYERLVEGQTEHPTFYKDFPTSVSPLTRPHRSIAGVAERWDLVAWGVELGTAYSELTDPVEQRRRLQEQSTLAAGGDPEAMELDEDFLQAMEYAMPPTGGLGVGVDRVVMLITGRSIRETLPFPLAKPR
- a CDS encoding CHAT domain-containing protein, which translates into the protein MGHLAVTEPLTLVLRYADVGVATYASLRIVGQPERTVTWVVAEHILVAALDELAAALPDPRHDETPLEGLARALSDGAFTAPSTELSLAYRLGVLLIAENAWQLLTECVTSPRAELFVAPSARLGRVPWSLLAKPASFPTADDVLAGRTEAVTAELTEGYRLMELVDVLMAVPTNIAASRRATAPTAGGDPLLILDPRVPGQRPDSTLGSVLGRPAPDTLLARHYAGVLERQPVLPRVDTAVELFRRTDVDRGWLAGMLAQRPGRLVFVGHASVADGDLGHADRAALHLACRASMPGLAEPIGDHRPLTAADLMAADLVIPCRVALLACASGGDYRFDEATGLVAAMVLGGAQIVTATLWSLPTTAGYRRFAHPATPADDADPMGEVIAAVDTAHQEESVAAAARAVNRWQRAQMRRWRGGDISASPVYWAALATFALSQAGGTHTATADSSPRR
- a CDS encoding lipoprotein LpqH; protein product: MTKNRVLVAGIGMIAAAAVLVGCSDDKGSTPAANAGNGNTQVSTGGSTEVKVEGQDLAGLDVKTVTCVKQGGKINIASGAIGGQQGLGVVMTDEATPKVESLGLVVDGNALAVAAMGGASSGSADVKVDGNTYTITGEATGADLKNPMAGMISKKFEIKVSCN